The nucleotide window tctcaatgCTCAAGTTGGCCAGGGCATCCTCACCTAATTTCCCCCAtcgtcagcatcatcatcttaCCCATGAtcaagaaacaaaaacttACCAAACACACTCCTAGCATACAAATTCGCGCTCAAAAACTGGCAATCCCCCTTCAAGCTCGCCTCGGGCGTCAGGCAGTTCATATTCGTGCACGCCATCAGCTGGTCCAAAAAGTCCCTCAGCGTCTTGGCCTTGCTATTGATGTTGACCTTGTTCTCCCACTCAAACTCGGTCCACATGGTCCTGAACTGCGTCTCGCTGCACGTGGCAGGCTGGATGTAGTCCATAATGTCAACGTGCAGGTCATTCAGAATAACGACGTTCGTGTCGGTGGAGTGGGCGCCCTCGTAGACAACATTGCCGAAAATCACACCCGTGTCGGTGGACGAGACCTTGATGGTGCACTGCACGTTGTGGAAGTCGTGGGGGCCGAGGGACTGGCTTGTTGGTCTCTCAACCACCTTGAGGTCACCGAGAGTGGCAAACTCAACCGAGAGGTTCTGGAGCGTGTCGGTTGTCTgattgacgaggaggacgtcAAGAATGATGTCGAATTGGTGCACCTTGACATAGGCTTCCGCGTAGACAGGATCGGAAAAACCGGTGAGCTGAACCACACGGCTGAGCTTCCCCGACAAATCCTCGCCCGCACCGCTGTCACCGCCAGCGGCGCgctcaaggtcaagctcaacTGTGTCCTCGCCACCGCCGGTGTTCTTCTTGGAGAGCTGACGGATAGAGACCACATCGTCAACCTGAATGGCCGACTTGGCCTTCTCGTgagcagccttggcctcgcgcttcttctcctcgactTGGACCATGGCGCGGAAGGCCTTGCGGGTGTCCTCGAGGTAGACAGTTTCGAGCTCCTTGTGCTGCTTGAACTCGGCAAGCGAGCGTACACAGCTCATGATGCGGTCAACCGAGTCCTCATCAATGGGAGCCTTGACGAATTGGGATTGACCAACACGGATGACGGAAATCATGATAAGCATAGCCTCTGCCTTGAGGGCATTGGTGCGAGACTCGGCCGAGCCAACTTCCGAGTAGCGCATGACCAACTTTGTGAGAGTCGAGGCAAGGACGCTGGCGAGATAGTAATCGCCATCGAGAATGAGCTGGCGAAGAGGTGGTTTTTGAGAGGCCTTGACAGCTTCGAgcttggcagcagcggcagaCTGGCTGGTAAGGGCAGTCTCAGTCGCATATGTGCCATCAGCGTTAACCTTGCGCGAAGTAGTGGCCGGCTTGGGGTGTCCATTGGTCTGCTCCTGttccttgttctcctcctcgctgtgCATGTTATCCAGCAACCGTTGCTCGGAAGCCAAGATGGGGATTTCACCCAAGCTAGCCCTGATGCCTTTCCAGGCATCACGGAtatccttctcctcaagAGAGTACTCGCCAATGATCCACAGAATGCCCCGGTATACCTTGCCGGCACGGACCTCCTTCAGGGTGTCGACTAGCCTGGACACAATGGTTGGGCGCAGCGCTGGGAATTTCTCCACGACCTCCTTGACAAAGTTGATGACATCGACGGCGGAGGCATTGTTGAAGTCGGCAATAAACTCCATCAAAAGCTCCACAACGCTGGCAGCCACCTCGGAGAACTTGACGGCGCACTGGTGAATAGAGTGGATAAGCAGTTGGCGATACTCGCTGTTCTTCTCGTATTCTTGGTCGACAGTCTTGGACAGCTCCTTCTTGAGGAGCAggacaacctcctcaacattCTTGCTGGAAACCATCTCCAGCGCAATCTCGAGGGCCTTCTTGCGCACATCAATATCCGGGCTGGAAAGAACGCGCAAAATCTCCATGATCAAGTCGTCCAAGATGCCCTCGTTTCTTTGGCGGAGCTGGTCGACGCGATCCAGCACGATAAGCTTAACATTGTTGTCGGCCTCCTTGATGGCAAGCTCAATGAACTTGCTGGCGGCAGCCTTGACGGCCACAGGGTTGTTGGTAAGGGCCGTCAACGAAGAAGCAGCTTCGTAGACGACGGTGGATGTGTTGGACTCCAGCAGGTCAAAGATCAGGTGCAGATATTTGGTCTTGTTCTGAGAGTTCTGGATGGCGTCCTTCCTGATGAACTCGAGCTCAACCAACTGCAGGAGCTCCTCTGCGTTCGGGATGCCATCAAAGACAGAGCTAAGGTACGCCAGCGCCTTGCCGTGGTCGATGCTGGCAAGCGCAGCAAAACCGTTCCTCTTGCATGTGGGATCGCTCTCGCCTTCCAGGAATGTGGCAATGAGGTCTGCGGCATCGGGGATCAGGGAGGGCGAGTGTTGGAAGATGGATGCGACGGCAAAGACGGCGTTCTTTCGTACGTAGGCATGGCGATGTTCGAGGCATGATCGGgctgaggagaggaggggctCGAGAAGCTCTGGTTCGCGAAGTTTGCAGAGGAAACGTAATGTGTTACCGCGGATGTACTCGTTCGGGTGTTGCAAGTCGTTCCGGATACCGTTGCATACTAGAATGTACTCCTGCTTCAGCTTGCCTTGGGCGTCAAGCTTCGGGCAGATCTCGTAGTAGAAATAGAGGAGCTTCTTTAGAGGCTTCGACTTGGACGGCATGACGAATCGGATGATGTGCATGAGCAATTGCGGCATAGGATCGCCATTGAGCATGATGGTCAAGATGCGCCTCATGGTATCGAGCTTGGACTCATCGGTGCCCTTCTCGAGCTGTGTCTTGAGCTCCTGCAATGTCGGTGTGCCATCGATGGAGTTGTCCTTCACTAACGTGTACGCATTTTCGAGAAAGGACATGATGGGCGAACGGGGGCGGCAACGTGCCGTGGAAAACTCGGGAGAGTGTTGGATGGGTGGTTGTGTTTGCGAGTTAGGGTGGAATTATTGGTGTTGACCCCGTATGGGTAGTAATTATTGCTGAGGGGCGGAAAAGATAGGGGAGTTGTTTCGTGGCTCCTGAGCTCCTCAGAATAACAGCCCAGTAACAAACAAGTTGTTTGCCTAATACCGGCCTGTGCAAGTAACCCCTGACGCCAAATGCTCGCTCGTAAAGAATTCGTTTGGTGGTTCAGAATGGACCTGCAGAGGCGAGGTGTCGTCGTGTAGGTGGCCGCTGGGGGTGAAATCGGGCAGCGGAGCTTCACCTTTCTCTGGGTGAATGTGGTCACAGTTGGTGAGAGTCGGTCAATATCAACGGCGATGCCTGTCTTGGGAGATGTGGCATTTGGGGGACTGGGTAGCTGGCCTATCGTAGCTCTCAGCCAGCTGGCGCCAAGCGGCAGCCGGGCAGGGAGTTACTCAATCACGTGAAGCTGCGACAAGCATTTGGTGGGGTCCCCAATGATGCCCCGCCGATGCTCTTGTGCAAGTCGCGGCTTCGACGGCCACCAGGGTTCCCAATTAAAGATTCCCGCGTTGTCGCTGTCGTCAACTGAATCGTTGGAAAGCAagtcaacacccaccacccaacatgTCTTCCACAAACGAACCATTCTATATTCGCTACTAGTACGGCAAACAGCATTTATTCAACATTTGGTCATTTTGCTAACCTGGACATAGCTctggccatcaaggtcgtTTCGGGCACGAATTCTTGGGTACGTCTTGTCGCAATGATGATTTTCCGAACGAGGAAGACTAATATTTTCTATTTCCCAGAATTCGATTTCCGCGTGGTCGGAGATGGTCGCAGTGCCACAGCCCGCTATGCAAACAACTCGAACTACAGGAATGATAGCCTCATTCGCAAAGAAAGTACGGCCCATCCCATGACCTAAACCGCAACCCTGGGGCGGACCGACTGACGAGATTGGGACGATAGTGTTTGTGAGCTCACTAGTTGTCGATGAGATCAAGCGCATTGTCAAGTCTAGCGAAATTATGAAGTACACAAACCAAGGCTGGAAGCATTGCATAAACCAGAGGCTGACAGTTACCTAGGGAAGATGACGGAAAGTGGCCtaccaagaacaaggacgGAAGACAAGAGCTGGAGATTCGGCTTGGAAACGATCACATTTCCTTCGAGGTATGAAGTACCCCATTGGCAGTTTTGATGCCCAACTAACGGTCCCCCAGACCGCCAAAATTGGCTCGATCAACGACGTAACGGATTCTGCCGACCCAGAAGGCTTGCGAGTATTTTACTACCTCGTGCAAGATCTCAAGGCCCTCGTCTTCAGTCTCATCGCCCTTCACTTCAAGATTAAACCAATCTGATTTACCTACCGTCTGGTATTCGATGAACCTGGGGACGGAGATGGGACACGATGGCCAATTCGAGAGTTGTGCCTCTTGACGGGAAAACAAGGCAGCCCACAGGGTTGACTACCCTACCAAGCCTGGAATATGGATTTGAGAAAAATGGGTTACGGAGATATAAGGTTGTCTTGCATCATCAAAAGTAGAGATGTCTGGAAGCTGTCAATGAGGCCGGAGTTGGGTGTGAGCCAATCATGAATTCTTACCGGATGGAGGCTGGAGCTGGGAGATACCCCAATGAATAGTAAAACGCGTACGACTGGCTGTTTGTCCCTTATAGATATCCAGCTCAGCAGTTAATGCTGAAGGCGAATGAAAGAAACCCAATCATTCGTGAACAGCTGTGGTGAAATGCAGGTGTGAGCTCAGTCACCGCCACATTCGGTGGTGTCGACGTCCAGATTCGGATGCTGGCAGACCCTGTACAGACAGGTCTGTCAGACCTACAGATGTCAATAGGATGCACGATCTAGGGTCCGggtggggagaggatgtgTCACAGCCATCCATGTCTTGGATACTTTACCAACATCGTGTATAAAAGTAGACATACTGGAGCTGGTTGCTCAGCGGCGGGAACTTTTGAAGGTCTCAGAAGACGATGACAATGGAACTGGGTTTGCCCTTTGACAAGTAAAAACCGGGGCCACCCTGCCAAGCCAGCCTCCCGCGACGCTCTGCAAGTGAGGTGTGGACAATTCCCTTGAAGACGTCTGTCTAACGTCTAACCACCGGGAATTCCATCCGttccctacctacctttcCCAAGGTACCTGTTCCTAGGTCTATCAAGCCCTTGCCTCTCCCATCAGCATCCATCAGTGTTCTCGAATCCTGTTCCCGAACTCTTCCTATCTAGCCCCTCCAAATTCTCAAGGTCTCAACCACAGCGCCCACTCCTTGGCTTGACCCCACGGAATCACAGCACCGCGCGTCCGTGCCCTTCCCCGCGAAAGCAGCTCCGTGGCACTGAATTGAAGCTCCACCGCTCCGCGATCCGCCCACGAGACCATCGGCAACTGTCATCCGTCGCCGCTTCAACCCGTTCGTTCACGCCCAACGACCACGGACGGCCTCCGGCCGTTTTGTTCATCGCGCCCGTCGCCGCGACAATCGCAAACTCTCTCTGGCAGTGTGCCAACACACAGCGCCGCTGGCTAGTGCATCCAGCAAATCCAGAATCTAGATTCTTGACCTGCCTTTGCCCTGTTGGGCTAGTGCCTAGCCAAGGgtccctttccctcccacGCTCGCGCGCCTATCTCCACAACCACAGTGTCCCTCCCGGTTGCGCATCAGCCATCAATACAacatctcaacctccccgtcgCCGATACCGTTCCTCTGTCTTTTAAACTCACGTAGCTGACAAGAACATGCCCACGCCCTCGTCGAGCGCGCCCGAACCCCAGTCGCCTCGttctttctccttctcatcatGTCCTGATCCTGAGGAGCTGCTGTCTAACATGCCGTCCACATCCCACTCCCAACTGCCCCCAGCTCTGTCTCCGCAGTCGCCCGAGTCACCACAATCCCCCTCGAGCTGgcatccccgtcccccgGTTGCCTACGAAACAGATGTCACCATGACGAACGAACCGACTGCGGCGCAGTCTCCGCGATCAGCCACCATGTCACCGCAGCCTCTGTTGGAGAGACCCCTTCCGGAACCAGAGTTCGAAGTCGAAGGGATGGTGCCCGTGCCAGATCAGCCAGATGAATCACAGAAGCAACCTGAccaggatgaggagatggctAGCCCTGAGAATGAtgccagtggtggtggcaatACTGGCGAAGGAGCGGTCGCAAGACCACCAAACACAACAATGGGGGAATCATCGAGtaggaggaggtcaagatgtGAAAAACAATCTCCGGTTGTCGGGGAGCTTTACGAGGTGGATATCTGGGGGCCAGTAGGGAACGGCCCTCGATGGGTTGAGGACAGAGGGTTAGTGGGACTGGGACACGAGTTCTCTCTCATGAGGTCGATACCAACCACACCTTCGTCCTTCTTGCGGCCGGGAAGCAAGTTTGAGGGGTCTCAGGAATCGGAGCGACAACGGTACGATGTAGAGGTGGAAATCAAATACGTCGACATGCGCGAGTCGTTTTTGTGTGGTTATCTGAAGATTCAGGGTATGACAAGCTTTCCTTTCAAGAGACCACGGAGTGGGCCGCTAATACGGGTTCTACAGGTTTGACCGATGACCACCCAACACTTACGACCTATTTTGAAGGCGAGATTATCGGCCCCAAGTACGGCTTCATCACACAACACCCAACCTGGGGCGCAACAGACAAGATTGATCTCTCCCACTGGGGAAAGTTTGCGCCTTTCCGTCCCTATGCTAAGCAAGCGCGTAAGGGCGGTCAGATCCTGGTCAAGGACATGGCCCAGCGGGAGAACATCTTCATGCGGTGGAAAGAGCACTTTCTTGTGCCCGACCACCGGGTGAGGACGATCAACGGGGCCAGTTTTGAGGGGTTCTATTACATTTGCTTTAATcaggtgaagggggaggtgagcgGGATCTACTTTCACAGCAAGAGTGAAAAGTGAGTTGCTCTAGACCAGACTGATACTTGTGATTCTGTCATATGCTGACACACACTATTCAGGTTTCAACGGCTAGAGCTGAGACATGTACCCAACAAGGGGTGTTATGGCGCCGTGGAGTTCAGATGACGAAGTCATGATTTTGGAAGCCAGGGACACACAACTGCAAAATACCTATGGGCGGCGTCACTTTTTgcgacacacacacaaaactGATACCAACATCAAAGGGATGATTGATTTTTTCACGAATTCAAGCAGGGAGGTTTCACGAGTGGGCGAGGTGAGGGGGCACAGCGTTGCCTGTTTGCATTGGTCGGATGAGTTTGGCTTTGTATCCTCTATTTGGTTGTCTTTTACTTTGCATCTTTTTTGATGGGGGCAAGGAGgcaggaaggaggggtgggaacGAATATTACACCTACTACTAGCACATCTATATTGACAGAAGacgacacacacacatgaaGGGCAAAGCGACAGACACTTTGCAAGCGAGAGCATGGCCACTCCcaagagggtgatgatgataggcGGGGGGACAGGCCGAGGACACACAAGCACATATATAGCCAGGAATCTTTGCGCTCTATTATTTCTTCCCTCTTCAGCAGTTTTTCATTGTACATGCTTTAAtgtttttaattttttttaattttttacAAAATGGGTATCTTTGATAAAGTCTTGTTTTTGACctgagaagaaaacaagagaCGAGAGATCACTCATTTTATCTATTTCATAACTTGTGTCATTTaatttgggggtggtgtctCTGTTGCTGGTGCAACAGGTGTTGATGTTCCAGTTGTGGCGGGGGGTGTTTGGAACCCTTCAAAGTAGGCTTTTCGGAAGGGGTTGAGCTCGTCGGCTGTTTTGCCGACTAGTTTGCGCTCCTCGCGGGCTTTGACGGCTGCTGAGTCGACGTCTTTATCGGGGATGCGGCGGTAGCAGATTAGACGGCGGGACCCTGGGGGGGGTTAACATTGGTAGGTTAACGAGGGGGAAAGACATACATTTGTTGAACACTTGGGTAGAAACTGAGAGTGTTTCCAGGTAAGGATGACTCGGCACAGGCATCTCCTGTTCTTCGTCGTTCGCAGTCGGCATCCAGAATGCCACTCTGCCATTGTCGACAAGCGTCTGAGCCGCAAATTGGAGGATGTCATCCAGCATCGCCAAAAACCCATA belongs to Podospora bellae-mahoneyi strain CBS 112042 chromosome 6, whole genome shotgun sequence and includes:
- the SEC26 gene encoding coatomer subunit beta (COG:U; EggNog:ENOG503NU7Q; BUSCO:EOG09260GKG), giving the protein MSFLENAYTLVKDNSIDGTPTLQELKTQLEKGTDESKLDTMRRILTIMLNGDPMPQLLMHIIRFVMPSKSKPLKKLLYFYYEICPKLDAQGKLKQEYILVCNGIRNDLQHPNEYIRGNTLRFLCKLREPELLEPLLSSARSCLEHRHAYVRKNAVFAVASIFQHSPSLIPDAADLIATFLEGESDPTCKRNGFAALASIDHGKALAYLSSVFDGIPNAEELLQLVELEFIRKDAIQNSQNKTKYLHLIFDLLESNTSTVVYEAASSLTALTNNPVAVKAAASKFIELAIKEADNNVKLIVLDRVDQLRQRNEGILDDLIMEILRVLSSPDIDVRKKALEIALEMVSSKNVEEVVLLLKKELSKTVDQEYEKNSEYRQLLIHSIHQCAVKFSEVAASVVELLMEFIADFNNASAVDVINFVKEVVEKFPALRPTIVSRLVDTLKEVRAGKVYRGILWIIGEYSLEEKDIRDAWKGIRASLGEIPILASEQRLLDNMHSEEENKEQEQTNGHPKPATTSRKVNADGTYATETALTSQSAAAAKLEAVKASQKPPLRQLILDGDYYLASVLASTLTKLVMRYSEVGSAESRTNALKAEAMLIMISVIRVGQSQFVKAPIDEDSVDRIMSCVRSLAEFKQHKELETVYLEDTRKAFRAMVQVEEKKREAKAAHEKAKSAIQVDDVVSIRQLSKKNTGGGEDTVELDLERAAGGDSGAGEDLSGKLSRVVQLTGFSDPVYAEAYVKVHQFDIILDVLLVNQTTDTLQNLSVEFATLGDLKVVERPTSQSLGPHDFHNVQCTIKVSSTDTGVIFGNVVYEGAHSTDTNVVILNDLHVDIMDYIQPATCSETQFRTMWTEFEWENKVNINSKAKTLRDFLDQLMACTNMNCLTPEASLKGDCQFLSANLYARSVFGEDALANLSIEKEGEDGPVTGFLRIRSRSQGLALSLGSLKGLNKIGSAA
- the MNH1 gene encoding Protein mago nashi (COG:A; EggNog:ENOG503P00Z); this encodes MSSTNEPFYIRYYSGHQGRFGHEFLEFDFRVVGDGRSATARYANNSNYRNDSLIRKESTAHPMT
- a CDS encoding hypothetical protein (COG:U; BUSCO:EOG092648U2; EggNog:ENOG503NV7N), giving the protein MPTPSSSAPEPQSPRSFSFSSCPDPEELLSNMPSTSHSQLPPALSPQSPESPQSPSSWHPRPPVAYETDVTMTNEPTAAQSPRSATMSPQPLLERPLPEPEFEVEGMVPVPDQPDESQKQPDQDEEMASPENDASGGGNTGEGAVARPPNTTMGESSSRRRSRCEKQSPVVGELYEVDIWGPVGNGPRWVEDRGLVGLGHEFSLMRSIPTTPSSFLRPGSKFEGSQESERQRYDVEVEIKYVDMRESFLCGYLKIQGLTDDHPTLTTYFEGEIIGPKYGFITQHPTWGATDKIDLSHWGKFAPFRPYAKQARKGGQILVKDMAQRENIFMRWKEHFLVPDHRVRTINGASFEGFYYICFNQVKGEVSGIYFHSKSEKFQRLELRHVPNKGCYGAVEFR